In one Epinephelus moara isolate mb chromosome 6, YSFRI_EMoa_1.0, whole genome shotgun sequence genomic region, the following are encoded:
- the LOC126391478 gene encoding E3 SUMO-protein ligase ZBED1-like — protein sequence MLVTDMRPLSMVEDEGFRQMIHVLNPGYTLPSRTHFTKLMERKYEQTFQAVKTDIKATQSKIALTTDVWTSVATEAYLGITCHYIGDEWNMKSICLTTMPLEERHSASNIAEWLGEVVARFEIPPSKIIAIVHDNGANIVAAAKVLEEKHGWSSVRCAGHTLQLVINSSLKHTNIEKAVGAARCLVEHFRKSELACNKLRQKQQQMGTTQHKLVQDVSTRWNSTFYMISRLLEQRWPVTATLSDSTVTQRGKRYLDLKVDQWSLLEELSTALKPFECATVFMSGEKYTTISAVPPLVKGLVKSTQTVVFESAAVQAFQVTATEQLQQRWKKETTFSDTAPNTVILSSALDPRFRKLKFLTPEQVFKVQAKVQTEAFEVRRDHQQQCDGVHEQTSVTSTTTVAAPAPTTPLSLLDSLLDSETSSEEEHREGEGEDPNSQVRNEVLTYFGEKPLPKEENPLHWWKANENRYPTLARLAKSYLCIPGTSTPSERLFSAAGNIASKKRASLSPEHVDMLTFLHCNAQFLVSQ from the coding sequence ATGTTGGTAACTGACATGAGGCCACTATCAATGGTGGAGGATGAAGGTTTTAGACAAATGATTCACGTCCTCAACCCTGGTTACACTCTTCCCTCGAGGACCCATTTTACCAAACTGATGGAGAGGAAGTACGAGCAGACATTCCAAGCAGTGAAGACTGACATAAAAGCCACCCAGAGCAAAATTGCTCTCACTACTGATGTGTGGACAAGTGTAGCCACGGAAGCCTACCTTGGCATTACATGCCATTACATTGGAGACGAATGGAACATGAAGTCAATCTGCCTTACGACCATGCCACTAGAGGAAAGACATTCAGCATCCAACATTGCAGAATGGTTGGGAGAGGTAGTAGCCAGGTTTGAAATTCCCCCAAGCAAAATTATTGCTATTGTGCATGACAATGGTGCCAATATTGTGGCTGCAGCAAAAGTACTTGAGGAGAAGCATGGGTGGTCTTCAGTCCGCTGCGCTGGACACACCTTGCAGCTGGTGATCAATTCTTCACTGAAGCacacaaacattgaaaaagcaGTTGGGGCTGCAAGATGTCTCGTGGAACACTTCAGAAAAAGTGAGCTAGCCTGCAACAAActgagacaaaaacagcaacaaatggGAACAACTCAGCACAAGCTTGTTCAGGATGTAAGCACTAGATGGAACAGCACATTTTATATGATTAGCCGACTGCTTGAGCAAAGGTGGCCTGTAACTGCCACGCTGTCTGACTCGACTGTTACACAGAGAGGCAAACGGTACCTTGACTTAAAAGTCGACCAGTGGAGCCTACTTGAAGAGCTTTCCACAGCCCTTAAACCCTTTGAATGTGCCACTGTGTTTATGAGTGGGGAAAAATACACGACAATCTCTGCAGTACCTCCACTTGTGAAGGGGCTAGTGAAGTCCACCCAGACTGTTGTCTTCGAGTCAGCAGCAGTGCAGGCTTTCCAAGTCACTGCTACAGAGCAGCTTCAACAGCGATGGAAGAAGGAGACTACATTCTCTGACACAGCACCGAACACGGTGatcctctcctctgccctggACCCGAGGTTCAGAAAACTGAAGTTTCTGACGCCTGAGCAGGTCTTTAAGGTGCAAGCCAAAGTGCAAACAGAGGCATTCGAAGTGAGAAGGGATCATCAGCAGCAGTGTGACGGTGTCCATGAGCAAACCAGTGTCACCTCCACCACTACTGTAGCTGCTCCTGCACCTACAACTCCTCTTTCTTTACTTGACTCACTCCTTGATTCTGAAACCAGCAGTGAAGAAGAGCATAGAGAGGGGGAAGGTGAGGATCCCAATAGCCAAGTGAGGAACGAGGTCCTCACATACTTTGGAGAGAAGCCCCTTCCCAAGGAAGAAAATCCATTACATTGGTGGAAGGCTAATGAGAATAGATATCCCACCTTGGCCAGGTTAGCAAAGTCCTACTTATGCATTCCTGGCACCTCAACACCATCTGAGCGCCTCTTCTCTGCAGCAGGCAACATCGCTTCCAAGAAGAGAGCCAGCCTTAGCCCAGAGCATGtggacatgctaacatttttgcATTGCAATGCACAGTTTCTTGTAAGTCAGTGA